A genomic segment from Nitrospirota bacterium encodes:
- a CDS encoding pyridoxal phosphate-dependent aminotransferase: MKPSNRAQMIKPSPTLAVDAKAKALKASGVDIVGFGAGEPDFDTPQNIKDAAIKAINNGFTKYTPVGGIDELKEAIIEKFSRDNGLSYKKDEIIVSCGAKHSLYNIAEALFNPGDEIIIPAPYWVSYPDQAILNDAVPVHVMTDEKNSFIVTPEMLEAKLTKKTKALILNSPSNPTGLAYDKKSLEAIAEMAVKHDFYIISDEIYEKLTYDGYKHISIASLGDEIKKRTIVVNGLSKSHSMTGWRIGFAAGDKDVIKAMTNIQSQSTSNPTSIAQKAAVEALNGPQDFLPTMLAEFDKRRKYMIGRFENMKGVTCARPLGAFYAFPNVSSYYGKKFNGNAINSSLELSDYLLEKFNVAVVPGVAFGDDRYIRLSYATSMANIEKGLDRIENALKQLE; the protein is encoded by the coding sequence ATGAAGCCTTCTAACAGAGCGCAAATGATCAAGCCTTCACCCACACTTGCCGTAGACGCCAAGGCAAAGGCGCTCAAGGCATCCGGTGTTGATATAGTCGGATTCGGCGCAGGGGAACCGGACTTTGATACGCCTCAAAACATTAAAGACGCCGCCATCAAGGCCATTAATAATGGCTTCACAAAATACACTCCGGTCGGAGGCATTGACGAACTTAAGGAAGCAATAATTGAAAAGTTCAGCAGAGACAACGGCCTGAGCTACAAGAAGGATGAGATAATAGTTTCATGCGGAGCCAAGCACAGCCTCTATAATATCGCTGAAGCATTATTTAATCCCGGCGATGAGATAATCATTCCCGCCCCTTACTGGGTCTCATATCCTGACCAGGCGATACTGAATGATGCCGTTCCTGTACACGTGATGACAGATGAGAAAAATTCCTTCATCGTAACCCCGGAAATGCTTGAAGCAAAACTTACCAAAAAGACAAAGGCGCTTATCCTCAACAGCCCTTCAAACCCTACCGGGCTGGCCTATGACAAAAAGAGCCTTGAAGCTATTGCAGAGATGGCTGTTAAACACGACTTTTATATCATATCCGACGAGATATATGAAAAGCTTACCTACGACGGGTATAAACATATAAGCATCGCATCGCTCGGAGATGAAATAAAGAAGAGGACTATTGTTGTTAACGGCCTCTCCAAGTCACACTCCATGACAGGCTGGCGCATAGGATTTGCAGCCGGAGATAAGGATGTTATAAAAGCGATGACAAATATACAGAGCCAGTCCACATCAAACCCGACCTCGATCGCGCAGAAGGCGGCTGTCGAAGCGCTTAACGGCCCTCAGGATTTCCTGCCGACGATGTTAGCTGAATTTGATAAGAGAAGAAAGTATATGATCGGGCGTTTTGAAAATATGAAAGGCGTGACATGCGCAAGGCCTCTCGGAGCATTTTACGCATTCCCGAATGTGTCATCTTACTATGGAAAGAAATTTAACGGCAACGCCATTAACTCTTCACTTGAACTCTCTGATTATTTACTTGAAAAATTTAATGTCGCTGTAGTGCCGGGCGTTGCCTTCGGCGATGACAGGTATATCAGGCTTTCATACGCCACATCAATGGCAAATATCGAAAAAGGGCTTGACAGGATAGAGAACGCACTCAAGCAGCTTGAATAA
- the recO gene encoding DNA repair protein RecO — protein sequence MLTKTEGIVLKTQKYGEADLIVTFLTPSKGIISTFAKSPRKTKSRFGSSLEPLTYSRISLWGKEQSMLKVTQSDIIDSFHSLRENYQDFVNISKLAEILISLTPSDIPSRKAFPFFLDALKFLKSPSEKPKDMFHLIIQIRLLVMAGYAPKLNSCGRCGEKGQVFFPHAGSVLCNKCSPNLTKEPPIRISGKTSIFYTHCIEWPVNTLGRLKPQQEVLSELSELIDRHITYLLSKRLMTSKFLESA from the coding sequence GTGCTGACAAAAACCGAAGGAATCGTTCTTAAGACACAGAAATACGGTGAAGCCGACCTGATAGTAACCTTTCTCACCCCTTCCAAAGGCATCATAAGCACATTTGCCAAAAGCCCAAGAAAGACAAAGAGCAGGTTCGGGAGCAGCCTTGAGCCTTTAACTTATTCCAGGATATCCCTATGGGGCAAAGAGCAGTCTATGCTCAAAGTCACACAATCTGATATCATCGACTCATTCCACAGCCTCAGGGAAAACTATCAGGACTTTGTGAATATCTCTAAACTGGCTGAGATACTTATCTCGCTTACACCGTCTGATATACCAAGCAGAAAGGCATTCCCTTTTTTTCTTGATGCCCTGAAGTTTCTGAAGTCTCCGAGTGAAAAGCCTAAAGATATGTTTCATCTGATCATTCAGATACGGCTGCTTGTTATGGCAGGCTATGCTCCAAAGCTCAATAGCTGTGGAAGATGCGGCGAGAAGGGGCAGGTATTCTTCCCGCACGCAGGCTCTGTCCTATGTAATAAATGCTCTCCGAACCTGACAAAAGAGCCGCCCATCAGGATAAGCGGCAAGACATCAATATTCTACACTCACTGTATCGAGTGGCCTGTAAATACCCTTGGCAGACTGAAACCGCAGCAGGAAGTGCTTTCAGAACTTTCAGAACTTATAGACAGGCATATAACCTATCTTTTGAGCAAGCGGCTTATGACTTCCAAGTTTCTTGAAAGCGCTTAA
- the rfaE1 gene encoding D-glycero-beta-D-manno-heptose-7-phosphate kinase produces the protein MKNLFRKFKNTGILIIGDLMVDQYIWGTVKRISPEAPVPVVEVSNENLTLGGAANVARNITSLGGRVFIAGVIGDDDTGKILTRELNKNGINTDGILVDKDRPTTVKTRIIAHNQQVVRFDRESKSGISSALTSSILGYVKECLPHIKGVIISDYCKGVITKHLIQEIISITKSKVFIAADPKVGHFNYYKGVSIITPNLNEASFGSGVDIKDEETLLEAGNALMKKLQSDAVLITRGDQGMTLFEKNGDITHIPTFAREVFDVTGAGDTVIATLTLCRAAGLKLKESAIYANHAAGAVVGEVGTTVATPEDILKSIKTGEKR, from the coding sequence ATGAAAAACCTTTTTAGAAAATTCAAGAATACCGGCATACTTATCATCGGCGATCTGATGGTTGACCAGTATATATGGGGCACTGTCAAAAGGATCTCTCCTGAGGCGCCTGTGCCTGTTGTGGAGGTATCAAATGAGAACCTCACTCTGGGCGGCGCAGCGAATGTTGCCCGCAATATCACCTCTCTTGGAGGCAGGGTATTTATCGCAGGCGTTATAGGTGATGATGATACCGGAAAGATACTCACGCGCGAGTTAAACAAGAACGGCATCAACACTGACGGCATACTCGTCGATAAGGACAGGCCGACAACGGTAAAGACGAGGATCATTGCACATAACCAACAGGTAGTGCGTTTTGACAGAGAGTCCAAGTCAGGCATCAGCAGTGCATTGACATCATCCATACTCGGATATGTAAAAGAATGCCTGCCGCATATCAAGGGCGTCATCATCTCTGATTACTGCAAGGGAGTAATAACAAAACATCTTATCCAGGAAATTATCTCGATCACGAAATCGAAGGTCTTTATAGCGGCAGATCCAAAGGTAGGCCATTTTAATTATTACAAAGGTGTAAGCATCATCACGCCGAACCTCAATGAAGCATCCTTCGGATCAGGCGTGGATATAAAAGACGAAGAGACGCTGCTCGAAGCAGGCAATGCCCTTATGAAAAAACTTCAGAGCGATGCGGTGCTTATCACCAGGGGAGATCAGGGCATGACGCTCTTTGAAAAGAACGGCGATATTACACATATCCCGACATTTGCACGTGAGGTCTTTGATGTGACAGGAGCCGGAGACACGGTCATAGCAACGCTGACCCTCTGCCGCGCTGCAGGGCTAAAGCTGAAGGAATCAGCTATATATGCCAATCATGCCGCAGGCGCCGTGGTCGGCGAAGTGGGAACAACGGTTGCAACACCGGAAGATATACTAAAAAGTATTAAAACAGGAGAGAAAAGATGA
- a CDS encoding DUF3842 family protein — MKIAVIDGQGGGIGSLIVKRLRAEFKDSIDITVLGTNSAATTGMMKAGADRGASGENAILWNADRVDVITGPISIMLPNAMLGELTPLMAEAISSSEAKKILIPLNQEQVDIVGFVKEPLPHLVDKLIEKIKEMDNDV; from the coding sequence CTGAAGATCGCTGTTATAGACGGACAGGGCGGGGGGATAGGAAGCCTTATCGTAAAGAGGCTGAGGGCTGAATTCAAGGATTCAATCGATATCACTGTTCTTGGCACCAACTCTGCCGCAACGACCGGCATGATGAAGGCAGGCGCTGACAGGGGCGCAAGCGGCGAGAATGCTATCCTGTGGAACGCTGACAGGGTGGATGTGATCACCGGCCCGATAAGCATCATGCTCCCTAACGCCATGTTAGGAGAGCTTACCCCTTTGATGGCTGAGGCTATTTCATCCAGCGAAGCGAAGAAGATATTGATACCGCTAAACCAGGAGCAGGTAGATATAGTAGGCTTTGTAAAGGAACCCCTGCCCCATCTTGTTGATAAATTAATCGAAAAAATAAAGGAGATGGATAACGATGTGTGA
- a CDS encoding rhodanese-like domain-containing protein, which yields MPMEITVLIIILIAYFVIKPLIINDLNVEKARKMIDEGAVIIDVRSEKEYETSHLDGTVLIPLPELKDRIGKTVADKGKVVLLHCRSGSRSFAGKRLLKSMGYNNVYNLGSFKRAKRMIS from the coding sequence ATGCCGATGGAAATCACCGTTCTAATAATTATACTCATAGCCTACTTTGTAATAAAACCTCTCATCATTAATGACCTGAACGTGGAAAAGGCGCGGAAGATGATAGATGAGGGCGCTGTTATTATTGATGTGAGGAGCGAGAAGGAATATGAGACATCTCATCTCGATGGTACAGTCCTCATCCCTTTGCCTGAGCTTAAGGACAGGATAGGCAAGACGGTGGCTGATAAGGGGAAGGTTGTACTGCTTCATTGCCGCAGCGGCAGCCGTTCCTTTGCGGGCAAGAGGTTGCTTAAAAGTATGGGCTACAACAATGTTTACAACCTCGGTTCTTTCAAAAGGGCAAAGAGGATGATAAGCTGA
- a CDS encoding lipoate--protein ligase family protein, translating to MNFTRIIIQEANNAFYNMALDEAICEAVRKDLSPPTLRIYKWERPTLSLGYFQKLSDIDIEYCRSKNYPIVRRLTGGRAILHESELTYSFSAKKGSLLFNGELHNDYTVISTALVEGLKLCGIDAEISFTRKRATDQRSPACFKVVSYGEVTVDNKKVIGSAQKRYKDGFLQHGSLLLDFNEGELQKVLKRSSKDDFSGIGSINEYADKTSYTNLVRGMKKAFERVLDAKMITDGPTDYELKAGKELESKKYSSAEWNAMR from the coding sequence ATGAACTTCACCCGAATTATCATCCAGGAGGCGAATAACGCCTTCTATAACATGGCGCTTGACGAGGCTATATGCGAGGCTGTGAGAAAGGATCTCTCTCCCCCTACCCTGCGTATCTATAAATGGGAAAGGCCGACACTGAGCCTCGGTTACTTCCAGAAGTTGTCTGATATTGACATCGAATATTGCAGAAGTAAAAATTATCCAATCGTAAGAAGGCTGACCGGCGGCAGGGCGATCCTGCATGAATCTGAACTGACCTACAGCTTCTCCGCCAAGAAAGGCTCTCTCCTCTTTAACGGTGAATTGCATAATGACTACACAGTTATCAGCACTGCGCTGGTCGAAGGATTGAAGCTCTGCGGTATTGATGCTGAGATATCCTTCACAAGAAAGAGAGCAACTGACCAGAGGAGCCCTGCCTGCTTCAAAGTCGTATCATATGGCGAAGTAACTGTAGACAATAAAAAGGTCATCGGCAGCGCGCAGAAACGTTACAAGGATGGATTCCTTCAGCACGGCTCCCTGCTTCTTGATTTCAATGAAGGAGAACTTCAGAAGGTGCTCAAGCGCAGCAGCAAGGATGACTTCAGCGGTATCGGCTCAATAAATGAATATGCAGATAAAACATCTTACACAAACCTTGTCAGAGGAATGAAAAAGGCATTTGAAAGAGTTCTTGATGCAAAGATGATAACAGACGGCCCCACAGATTATGAGTTGAAAGCTGGAAAGGAGCTTGAGTCAAAGAAATATTCAAGCGCTGAATGGAATGCCATGCGGTAA
- a CDS encoding HNH endonuclease → MPIVKWTREQTIVVFNLYCKIPFNRVSSTHPDIVRFANIIGRSANSVKMKIGNFGSFDPELKKRGIVGLGNTSKLDEDIWNEFNNNWEKLAYESELLIAKFSKKTIEETAHIEATELPKGKEREAIIKARVNQNFFRSSILSSYNQKCCITGLSISNLLVASHIIPWSKDEKNRLNPHNGLCLNTIHDKAFDKGLLTVTPAYKIKLSKYLDDFKKDDAVKDLFFKYNNQSIILPDRFLPSKEFLDYHYKEIFEKINEQR, encoded by the coding sequence ATGCCGATTGTTAAATGGACACGAGAGCAGACAATAGTCGTATTTAACCTTTATTGCAAAATTCCATTTAATAGAGTTAGTTCTACTCATCCTGATATAGTTCGTTTTGCAAATATTATTGGAAGAAGTGCCAACTCAGTAAAAATGAAAATCGGCAACTTCGGGAGTTTTGATCCTGAATTAAAAAAGCGAGGAATTGTTGGGTTAGGAAATACAAGCAAGTTGGATGAAGATATCTGGAATGAGTTCAATAATAACTGGGAAAAACTTGCTTACGAAAGTGAACTGCTGATCGCAAAATTCAGTAAAAAGACAATTGAAGAAACTGCACACATTGAAGCAACCGAATTACCAAAGGGAAAAGAAAGAGAAGCAATCATTAAAGCAAGAGTAAATCAAAATTTCTTTAGAAGTTCAATTCTGTCATCTTATAATCAAAAATGTTGTATCACGGGATTAAGTATTTCTAATCTCTTGGTAGCAAGTCATATTATTCCTTGGTCAAAAGATGAAAAAAACAGATTAAACCCTCATAATGGTTTATGTTTGAATACAATTCACGATAAAGCATTTGATAAAGGGTTATTAACAGTTACTCCTGCATACAAAATTAAATTATCAAAATATCTTGATGATTTTAAAAAAGATGATGCCGTAAAGGATTTGTTTTTTAAATACAATAATCAATCTATCATTTTACCTGACAGATTTTTACCATCAAAAGAATTTTTAGATTATCATTACAAAGAAATATTTGAAAAAATAAATGAACAGCGTTGA
- a CDS encoding DUF433 domain-containing protein, which yields MTYTDRIVSDQKILLGKPVIKGTRITVELILKKLSEGMSTDEILQGYPHLKKEDILAVSLIH from the coding sequence ATGACCTACACAGACAGGATAGTATCAGACCAGAAGATTTTGCTTGGCAAACCGGTAATAAAAGGCACGAGGATAACAGTCGAACTCATTTTGAAGAAGCTTTCAGAGGGCATGTCTACCGATGAAATACTTCAGGGATATCCGCATCTGAAAAAAGAAGACATCCTTGCGGTATCATTGATTCATTGA
- a CDS encoding bifunctional nuclease family protein, whose amino-acid sequence MTKQMKIEGLLFDPRSNMYILILKEIDGHDTLPIWIGKSEADSIALSLGNISTPRPLTHDLIKNVISGLQMKITKVVISDIVDNTYYAGIYIDKGGGNLIRIDSRPSDAIAVATRTNAPIFVDESVIEFKSSDELEDWLKNLKPEDFGNIM is encoded by the coding sequence GTGACCAAGCAGATGAAGATAGAGGGCCTGCTCTTTGATCCCAGGAGCAATATGTATATATTGATCCTCAAGGAGATAGACGGTCATGATACTCTTCCGATATGGATAGGCAAATCCGAAGCCGACTCCATCGCCCTCTCCCTCGGAAATATCTCCACCCCCAGGCCGCTTACACATGACCTCATAAAAAATGTTATCTCAGGCCTTCAGATGAAGATCACAAAGGTGGTGATCTCTGACATAGTTGATAACACCTATTACGCAGGAATATATATAGACAAAGGCGGAGGTAATCTGATCCGTATAGATTCAAGGCCGAGTGATGCGATCGCCGTAGCCACAAGAACAAACGCACCTATTTTCGTAGATGAAAGCGTTATCGAATTCAAGAGCAGCGACGAGCTTGAAGACTGGCTGAAGAACCTGAAGCCTGAAGACTTCGGGAATATAATGTGA
- a CDS encoding CooT family nickel-binding protein, protein MCEANAYIDQDGKEELYLENVDIIRLEEGKVYMKNLFGEQKFFEGKIEEISLIKHKIILKK, encoded by the coding sequence ATGTGTGAAGCAAACGCTTATATCGATCAGGACGGCAAGGAAGAGCTCTATCTTGAGAATGTAGACATCATCAGGCTCGAAGAGGGCAAGGTCTACATGAAGAACCTCTTTGGAGAACAGAAGTTCTTCGAGGGAAAGATCGAAGAGATATCCTTGATAAAGCACAAGATAATACTGAAGAAGTAG